One Candidatus Latescibacter sp. DNA segment encodes these proteins:
- a CDS encoding alcohol dehydrogenase catalytic domain-containing protein: MKAAVLTEYRKIEWKDVPEPKIGDSGVLVKVTWASICGSDQHVFNGEFHPRSKLPLIQGHEFIGTVAKKGSLVKGYTIGDRVAVDPIYWCGTCPACGRKHYPACTSLKLVGIDSDGGFAEYAAVKDFMLYPIHPDIPDRHAALIEPYSIGFHASKRASVQPGDTLAMFGAGKIGQSILQAARTITKGKIFAIDVIPKRLEILKSIYPDIITVNALETDPVEAIREHTCGCGVDIAFEATGEAREIEGRVHPVREAIRSIRGAGKVCVLSLGDKEVSLVMKELIWKEGILVTSRVSHGEFKDAIEHLARGDLYPEAMISAELPMSRTQEAYEMLEREPQNYLKVLLHAE; the protein is encoded by the coding sequence ATGAAAGCGGCGGTACTTACCGAATACAGAAAGATCGAGTGGAAGGATGTTCCCGAGCCGAAGATCGGCGATTCCGGGGTTCTGGTAAAAGTTACATGGGCGAGCATCTGCGGAAGCGACCAGCATGTTTTCAACGGGGAATTCCACCCCCGCAGCAAACTTCCGTTGATCCAGGGACATGAATTTATCGGGACGGTTGCAAAGAAGGGAAGTTTGGTAAAAGGATATACCATCGGGGACCGGGTAGCGGTCGATCCGATCTACTGGTGCGGAACATGCCCGGCCTGCGGAAGGAAACACTATCCGGCCTGCACCTCGCTCAAGCTTGTCGGCATCGATTCGGATGGCGGTTTCGCAGAATACGCAGCGGTGAAAGACTTCATGCTCTACCCGATTCATCCGGATATACCCGACAGGCATGCGGCTCTGATCGAACCTTACTCCATCGGCTTTCATGCTTCAAAGCGGGCCAGCGTCCAGCCAGGCGATACCCTGGCGATGTTCGGCGCCGGTAAGATCGGCCAGTCAATTCTCCAGGCCGCCCGTACAATCACCAAAGGCAAAATTTTCGCCATCGATGTCATACCGAAACGTCTGGAAATTCTGAAAAGTATCTATCCGGATATCATCACCGTCAATGCGCTGGAAACCGATCCGGTGGAGGCCATCCGCGAACATACCTGCGGCTGCGGAGTAGACATCGCCTTTGAAGCGACGGGTGAGGCCAGGGAAATCGAAGGCCGCGTCCACCCCGTCCGTGAGGCTATCCGCAGCATCCGCGGCGCGGGAAAGGTCTGCGTTCTGAGCCTCGGCGATAAGGAGGTATCCCTGGTGATGAAGGAGTTGATCTGGAAAGAGGGTATCCTGGTCACCTCACGGGTTTCCCATGGTGAATTCAAAGATGCCATCGAACATCTGGCCAGGGGCGACCTTTATCCGGAAGCGATGATCTCCGCCGAGCTGCCCATGAGCCGTACCCAGGAAGCTTATGAGATGCTGGAACGGGAGCCGCAGAATTACCTGAAAGTTCTCCTGCACGCGGAATG
- a CDS encoding cupin domain-containing protein, with product MKRLLMLTAALFTITFIPGYTQDKAPSYFELDDYNHRYPATDTNIDFYLQNWKNSPVYNRSVMHGGWIERPYLTPGDPANPSRPGAVLKYIKAYNHGALDPATYTQKTKHDKEQVFFYITEGVGRVEAGGKKADLSEGTGVFIPAGLTYQFFNTDKEQSLQAVIVVEDITEGFQPLKEMKTGSYKDHMPGAGMHWAHIGRGIVDGVKFSNPMGIAVVSVAAWDMAQPHMHGPGCEEIWCQLKGTSLLLFGNQLRRQEPGMAFLIPPTFKIPHSSINGTDEPMQWLYLGNRHDPQETRKMEGHIPGWKDMIYKKYDEKY from the coding sequence ATGAAACGACTGCTCATGCTCACAGCCGCACTGTTCACCATCACCTTTATTCCCGGATACACCCAGGACAAGGCGCCGTCGTATTTCGAGCTGGATGATTACAATCACCGTTATCCTGCCACCGATACGAATATCGATTTCTACCTGCAAAACTGGAAGAATTCCCCGGTCTATAACCGCTCGGTCATGCACGGCGGATGGATCGAGCGTCCCTACCTGACTCCCGGAGACCCGGCGAATCCTTCACGGCCCGGCGCGGTTTTGAAATATATCAAAGCATACAATCACGGCGCTCTCGATCCCGCCACCTACACTCAGAAGACAAAGCACGATAAGGAACAGGTATTTTTCTACATAACCGAAGGCGTCGGCAGAGTTGAGGCAGGGGGCAAGAAGGCCGATCTTTCGGAAGGCACCGGAGTATTCATCCCGGCCGGGCTCACCTACCAGTTCTTCAATACCGACAAGGAACAATCGCTCCAGGCGGTTATCGTGGTGGAAGACATAACCGAAGGATTCCAGCCTCTGAAAGAAATGAAGACCGGCTCATACAAGGATCACATGCCAGGCGCGGGAATGCACTGGGCGCACATCGGACGCGGTATCGTGGACGGTGTGAAATTCTCGAACCCGATGGGCATCGCGGTAGTATCTGTTGCCGCCTGGGATATGGCGCAGCCGCATATGCACGGCCCGGGCTGCGAGGAAATATGGTGCCAGCTCAAGGGAACCAGCCTTCTCCTTTTCGGGAACCAGCTTCGCAGGCAGGAGCCGGGAATGGCGTTTCTCATACCTCCCACATTCAAAATTCCTCACTCCTCCATCAACGGCACCGATGAACCCATGCAGTGGCTGTACCTTGGGAACCGTCACGACCCCCAGGAAACCCGTAAAATGGAAGGCCACATCCCGGGTTGGAAAGATATGATATATAAGAAGTATGATGAAAAATATTGA
- a CDS encoding neutral/alkaline non-lysosomal ceramidase N-terminal domain-containing protein codes for MPKQITDSLLAGVGRTDITPPGNCCLEGFAGRDHVAEGIHDPLYATALALSTPQGDAVIVSMDILDIPDSTVDMLWEKIRGRFSLEPRQILFNASHTHAGPMTWPRIDQKHCPDRNMCFPDTEYMKRLVENIVAAVEKALENSKPARASWGIGETRIGICRRAQDTSTYRGPASGYLGIYANYPNPLKEVDRTCPVIQFTDENGSPLALVFGASCHPTTMSHDNYLVSAEYPGAARKILEERIGAPAMFLQGIAGDVKPRRVAMEKSFRSGTLEDVEAVGVELAEDVLRTMKHGLKPLDIRLRSALRRFPVPLAAGWDEKIFRNYLESNQPLHRRIWAEWWLDKISAGESIPREIPMALSILELSEDLRFACLAGEILTGIGLKVKHRFPSGVTLPLGYSNGRSGYIPDSDVLREGGYEVIESIFFTPWLPAPWREDIDDTILGAFDALQASLED; via the coding sequence ATGCCCAAACAAATTACTGACAGCCTTCTCGCAGGTGTGGGGAGAACGGATATAACACCGCCGGGGAATTGCTGCCTGGAAGGTTTTGCCGGGAGAGATCATGTAGCCGAAGGGATCCATGACCCCCTTTACGCCACTGCGCTCGCTCTCTCCACACCGCAGGGAGATGCGGTGATCGTGTCCATGGACATTTTAGATATACCCGATTCAACAGTCGACATGCTCTGGGAAAAAATCCGGGGACGATTCAGCCTGGAACCCCGGCAGATTCTTTTCAATGCATCGCACACCCATGCCGGCCCGATGACCTGGCCGCGGATAGACCAGAAACACTGTCCCGACCGTAACATGTGCTTCCCCGACACTGAATACATGAAAAGACTGGTGGAAAATATCGTGGCAGCGGTTGAAAAAGCCCTGGAAAACAGTAAACCGGCGCGCGCCTCCTGGGGAATAGGGGAAACCCGTATCGGTATCTGCCGGAGAGCACAGGACACATCCACTTACCGGGGACCTGCCTCCGGATACCTGGGAATTTACGCCAACTATCCCAACCCGCTTAAAGAAGTGGACCGCACCTGCCCGGTGATACAGTTCACCGATGAAAACGGTTCTCCGCTGGCGCTCGTTTTCGGGGCTTCCTGCCATCCTACCACCATGAGCCATGATAATTACCTTGTTTCTGCGGAGTATCCGGGCGCCGCCCGTAAAATCCTGGAAGAACGCATCGGTGCACCAGCCATGTTCCTGCAGGGAATAGCAGGAGATGTAAAACCGCGTCGGGTGGCGATGGAAAAAAGTTTCAGGAGCGGAACCTTAGAGGATGTGGAAGCGGTCGGCGTTGAGCTGGCGGAAGATGTGCTGCGTACAATGAAACATGGCCTGAAACCGCTCGATATTCGTCTGCGCTCTGCGCTCCGGCGTTTTCCTGTACCCCTCGCCGCAGGGTGGGATGAAAAAATCTTCAGGAATTACCTTGAATCGAACCAGCCCCTTCACCGCCGCATCTGGGCGGAATGGTGGCTGGACAAAATCAGCGCCGGGGAGTCTATACCACGAGAGATTCCCATGGCCCTGTCGATCCTTGAATTATCGGAGGATCTCCGGTTCGCCTGCCTGGCCGGTGAAATTCTCACCGGTATCGGCCTCAAGGTGAAACATCGCTTCCCTTCGGGCGTCACCCTTCCTCTGGGATACTCGAACGGTCGGAGCGGTTATATCCCCGATTCCGATGTTTTGAGAGAAGGAGGTTACGAGGTGATAGAATCGATTTTCTTCACCCCGTGGCTGCCCGCTCCCTGGCGCGAGGATATCGATGACACCATCCTGGGCGCGTTTGATGCGCTCCAGGCGAGTCTGGAGGATTAA
- a CDS encoding MFS transporter, with protein sequence MEESARDNGAVTVKEKPSLREYWKYNISAVLFGFGGSVWGGMTYYMGIPVAFLSFLNASKTQIGLVTAIFWLGFALPQTWAAYASEGKPIKKFYMAWAFFLTSIPWLVYGIYVLLTGTANAPFSIWFFLICYALACLTVNLYIPANYTLLFKIIPTAQLGLLLGVQFTFRYGGNFLSGFASKGIQKHFEAPYGFAVIFFAAFIFSLLTALVILLLKEPEGAVVKSAPSFWEYLKKCIRIVKSDRLLVKFFVGKWLMSGHNIMMAFLLVYLIQERGFNRVDAGWFPALYGLGLAIGGSTITRIADKYGPKYMMATAQTFAILYTLIAWFVPSTGPWVFFAAFVVTGLAQISDNVGYTNMCLFCCPTLDKSTYVAVTNMGIIPFMALLPIIFGKLLDMKVMTFQGVFTVALCMMVTAILYLLFVLDNPKSYCDMKAVKKVTE encoded by the coding sequence ATGGAAGAATCGGCACGTGATAATGGCGCGGTAACGGTGAAGGAAAAGCCGAGCCTGCGGGAGTACTGGAAGTATAATATCAGCGCTGTCCTGTTCGGCTTCGGAGGAAGCGTCTGGGGAGGAATGACCTATTACATGGGCATTCCTGTGGCTTTCCTGTCATTTCTCAATGCGAGCAAAACCCAGATCGGGCTTGTCACCGCCATATTCTGGCTGGGATTCGCACTGCCTCAAACCTGGGCGGCCTATGCATCCGAGGGAAAACCCATTAAAAAGTTTTACATGGCCTGGGCATTCTTCCTGACCAGCATACCCTGGCTTGTTTACGGTATCTACGTGCTCCTCACCGGAACAGCCAACGCTCCTTTCAGTATCTGGTTCTTCCTCATCTGTTATGCTTTGGCCTGTTTAACAGTAAACCTTTATATCCCGGCGAATTACACCCTCCTTTTCAAGATCATTCCCACAGCGCAGCTCGGCCTCCTGCTCGGGGTGCAATTCACTTTCCGGTACGGCGGCAATTTCCTTTCCGGATTCGCTTCAAAAGGGATTCAGAAACATTTCGAGGCGCCTTACGGTTTCGCGGTAATCTTCTTCGCAGCGTTTATATTTTCATTGCTCACCGCCCTGGTCATTCTACTCCTGAAGGAGCCGGAAGGCGCTGTAGTAAAGAGCGCCCCCTCTTTCTGGGAGTATCTGAAAAAATGCATAAGGATAGTTAAGAGCGACCGGCTGCTGGTGAAATTTTTCGTCGGTAAATGGCTCATGAGCGGCCATAATATCATGATGGCTTTCCTTCTCGTGTATTTGATCCAGGAGCGGGGATTCAACCGTGTCGATGCGGGCTGGTTCCCCGCCCTGTATGGCCTCGGGCTGGCCATCGGAGGCTCCACCATCACCCGCATTGCCGACAAGTACGGTCCCAAGTACATGATGGCCACCGCCCAGACATTCGCCATCCTCTACACGCTTATTGCCTGGTTCGTGCCTTCCACCGGGCCGTGGGTGTTCTTCGCAGCATTCGTGGTAACGGGGTTGGCCCAGATTTCGGATAATGTAGGCTACACCAATATGTGCCTCTTCTGCTGTCCGACCCTGGACAAATCAACATACGTAGCGGTGACCAACATGGGCATCATTCCCTTCATGGCTCTCCTGCCCATCATTTTCGGAAAGCTCCTGGACATGAAAGTCATGACCTTCCAGGGAGTATTTACAGTGGCGCTCTGCATGATGGTGACCGCTATATTGTACCTTCTTTTTGTGCTGGATAATCCTAAATCTTACTGTGATATGAAGGCAGTAAAAAAAGTGACAGAGTGA